In the genome of uncultured Sphaerochaeta sp., the window CATACTCACGCTTATCGGGACGCTGGACCTCACCCCCGTTCTGGATGCTCATCACCTGCAACCCATAGCAAATGCCCAGGATGGGGATTCCAAGGTCGTAGATCGCCGGGTCCGGGCGGGGGGAACCCTCAGCCCTGACCGAAGCAGGACCGCCACTGAATATGATGCCCGTCGGCTTCATGGCCTTCAATTCCTCTGCACTGGTGGTAAAGGGAACAATCTGGCTATAGACGTGCATCTCCCGTACCCTGCGTGCGATCAACTGGCTGTATTGCGCACCAAAGTCCAGCACTACAATGGTGTCATGGGAGAATTGTTGCATGCAGCACTCCTCTATCTTCTGAATTTGTTGCGAGTATACCGAAAAGCTGTGCGAATTGCTACCAAGCAAGCGAACGAACAGGAGGATAGGCCTTCTTGACTGCACTGGATACACCAAGACCCAGAACAAAGCCTACGCCACTCTGTGCAATATTGCCAGGAATCTCAGCAGCGGCCACACTGACCGTACTGATGAAGAGTGCAGAGAGGGCAAAATACCCCAAGGAAACGGTCGCGATGCAAACCAGACCGGCAAGCAGCTTCCTTGCAAAAGATACCGCCTCATTCCCCTTCTGACGGACGATGAGTGCAATCAGCAAACCTTCCACTCCGTGCACCACGAAGGAGATCGGAGCCCACTGGGCATAGCCGCTGATCAGGTCAGCCAAAGCTGTTCCCAAACCGGCTGCAATGAAGGCAGACCAAGGACCAAACGTGAATGCGATGAAGCAGATCGCAACATCACAGAGATTCAGATATCCCTTGGCAGTCGGGATACGAACCACGAGCGTAAACACCACCACTACGGCCGTCAGAACGGCTACCATGGCTACCTTCAAGGCATTTCTATTCTGTTGCATTATGTATCTCCTATCGAACCCTGAACAGGGCCCAAAACACTACCAGCATGATACAAGAAAGCAGAATATGGGTAAAGGGATGTCGGTAGGAGGAGAGATCCTTGTAGCTGGTGCGTTTTTGTTCACGACCGAAACCACGCAGTTCCAGGCTCATGGCAAGATTGGGAATGGAACGGAGTGCGAAAACCAAGGCACTGGTGAGTGTGGGCACCAAATCTTTCAGCCGCTGGAAGATTCGCTTTCCCTGTTCACTCTCCGCCTCCCTGAGGCTGTGGGACTCAGCAATCTGGGAAAAACTCTCTGCAATGAAAGGAATGTAGGTGAATGCAAGGGTGACCACCAGACCAGCCTTATAGGGAAGGTGGAAGGCCCGAAGGGCAAGCATCACCTCCTGCATGACAGTGGTGGCAAACAGCAAAGTACAAGCATACGTGATGCCGATGAAGCGTCCCGCCAGCCGTACAGCCTGTTCCAG includes:
- a CDS encoding ECF transporter S component; the protein is MQQNRNALKVAMVAVLTAVVVVFTLVVRIPTAKGYLNLCDVAICFIAFTFGPWSAFIAAGLGTALADLISGYAQWAPISFVVHGVEGLLIALIVRQKGNEAVSFARKLLAGLVCIATVSLGYFALSALFISTVSVAAAEIPGNIAQSGVGFVLGLGVSSAVKKAYPPVRSLAW
- a CDS encoding energy-coupling factor transporter transmembrane component T, translated to MTINTFVAGKGLLYRFDPRAKLLSVLLLCIWFFLPVSLVGLYTVVGLLVLLGAINTGFSHIAKTFLSILPMLLFMVLFMPFNVRDGESLVTIGSFTLITAEGLEQAVRLAGRFIGITYACTLLFATTVMQEVMLALRAFHLPYKAGLVVTLAFTYIPFIAESFSQIAESHSLREAESEQGKRIFQRLKDLVPTLTSALVFALRSIPNLAMSLELRGFGREQKRTSYKDLSSYRHPFTHILLSCIMLVVFWALFRVR